A window from Pseudomonas frederiksbergensis encodes these proteins:
- a CDS encoding DUF3455 domain-containing protein — protein MNAKRFLGIVSTTLAASCLLVTLPAAYAQSDLPDSIKVPDGHKVALETVGVGEITYECRSKTNATGQTEWAFVGPKAVLNDRSGKQVGTYFGPPATWQANDGSKITGTQLAVAPSGTGDLPYQLVKATPAEGNGAMSGVSFIQRVAVKGGVAPTTECSTADKGKREVVKYQADYIFWAAN, from the coding sequence ATGAACGCTAAACGATTTCTGGGCATTGTCAGTACTACGCTTGCTGCCTCCTGCTTGTTAGTCACATTGCCAGCTGCCTACGCCCAGTCAGATCTGCCCGACAGCATCAAGGTTCCTGACGGTCATAAGGTCGCGCTGGAAACCGTGGGCGTAGGCGAAATCACGTATGAGTGTCGCTCCAAAACAAACGCCACCGGCCAGACTGAATGGGCTTTCGTCGGGCCCAAAGCAGTACTAAATGATCGCAGCGGCAAACAGGTCGGCACCTACTTCGGACCGCCTGCCACCTGGCAAGCTAATGACGGGTCTAAAATTACCGGGACCCAACTGGCGGTTGCACCCTCAGGTACTGGCGACCTCCCTTATCAGTTGGTCAAGGCCACCCCTGCGGAAGGCAATGGCGCGATGAGCGGTGTCAGTTTTATCCAGCGGGTGGCCGTAAAAGGCGGCGTTGCGCCCACGACTGAATGCTCCACCGCTGACAAAGGCAAACGTGAGGTAGTGAAATATCAGGCTGACTATATTTTTTGGGCAGCCAATTAA
- a CDS encoding alpha/beta fold hydrolase, translating to MGYVTTRDGVEIFYKDWGPHDAQVIFFHHGWPLSADDWDAQMLFFLANGYRVVAHDRRGHGRSSQVWDGHDMDHYADDVAAVVDHLGVQGAVHVGHSTGGGEVVHYIARHGEDRVSKAAIISAVPPLMVQTPSNSGGLPKSVFDDLQAQLKANRAQFYHDVPAGPFYGYNRPGAKSSEGIIRNWWRQGMMGCAKAHYDGIVAFSQTDFTDDLKSIKIPVLVMHGDDDQIVPYENSGVLSAKLLQNSTLKIYPGFPHGMPTTNADTINADLLAFIRS from the coding sequence ATGGGGTATGTCACTACGCGAGACGGTGTTGAGATCTTTTACAAAGACTGGGGGCCGCACGATGCCCAGGTAATCTTTTTCCATCATGGATGGCCACTGAGCGCGGACGATTGGGACGCGCAAATGCTCTTTTTCCTGGCCAACGGTTACCGGGTTGTTGCACACGACCGACGTGGTCACGGGCGCTCCAGTCAGGTGTGGGACGGACACGACATGGATCACTATGCTGACGACGTCGCGGCCGTGGTTGATCACCTCGGCGTACAAGGAGCAGTCCATGTCGGCCACTCCACCGGCGGGGGTGAAGTCGTTCATTACATCGCGCGACACGGCGAAGACCGAGTGTCGAAGGCCGCCATCATCAGTGCCGTCCCACCGCTGATGGTCCAGACCCCGAGTAATTCTGGCGGCCTGCCTAAGTCAGTTTTCGACGACTTGCAGGCACAACTGAAGGCCAACCGCGCACAGTTCTACCACGACGTTCCAGCGGGACCTTTTTACGGCTACAACCGGCCAGGTGCAAAATCCTCTGAGGGCATCATCCGGAACTGGTGGCGGCAAGGCATGATGGGCTGTGCAAAGGCACACTATGACGGGATCGTGGCTTTTTCTCAGACCGACTTCACCGATGATTTGAAGAGCATCAAGATCCCCGTTCTGGTGATGCATGGTGATGATGACCAGATCGTGCCTTATGAAAATTCCGGGGTTCTGTCAGCCAAACTTCTGCAAAACAGTACGCTGAAAATTTACCCTGGCTTCCCGCATGGAATGCCTACAACCAACGCCGATACGATTAACGCCGATCTGCTCGCTTTCATTCGGAGCTAA
- a CDS encoding nuclear transport factor 2 family protein, which yields MSAYLHHFADTFATLNADCLDRLGELYSNDVQFRDPLHQLDGLPALRTYFEKLYTNVQDIRYDLLDADETAPGQGYLRWILHFRHPRLSRGQPISLHGCSHLRWTTHVYLHHDYFDAGALLYEHVPVLGGVIGWIKGRLA from the coding sequence ATGTCTGCATATCTCCACCATTTCGCGGATACGTTCGCAACGCTGAACGCTGATTGCCTGGACCGCCTGGGCGAGCTATATAGCAACGACGTTCAGTTTCGTGACCCGTTGCATCAGCTGGATGGCTTGCCCGCACTGCGCACGTACTTTGAAAAGCTGTACACCAACGTACAGGATATCCGCTACGACCTCCTTGACGCGGATGAAACCGCCCCCGGCCAGGGTTATCTGCGCTGGATCCTGCATTTCCGTCATCCGCGCCTGTCCCGCGGTCAGCCAATCAGTCTGCATGGCTGCAGCCACCTGCGCTGGACGACACATGTCTACCTGCACCACGACTACTTCGATGCCGGCGCCCTGCTCTACGAGCACGTTCCCGTACTGGGCGGAGTGATTGGCTGGATCAAGGGCAGGCTCGCATGA
- a CDS encoding MFS transporter, whose protein sequence is MTTLSLEAVSTVRSNAYRKTAWRLMPFLMLCYLCAYLDRVNVGFAKLQMMNDLALSETVYGLGAGMFFIGYFLCEVPSNIILHKVGARVWIARIMITWGIVSALFAFVETAWQFYVLRFLLGIAEAGLAPGLLLYLTYWFPSYRRARMTVLWFIAIPLSGMVGGPISGWIMTHFAGVHGWAGWQWMFVLEAVPTVVVGLLVLSYLKDGVHQASWLNDDEKALITRELAEDDQKKVTHASIGEFIRDRRLWLLAAIYFCVVMGQYAITFWLPTLVRNAGVSDPMKIGLLTSLPYLCAIAAMLYAGRSGDKHRERRWHLIVPMIAGAIGLSLAAMMGGNVMLSILSLCLAASGILSATSMFWMLPTTLLGGVSAAAGIAAVNSFANLAGFCSPYLIGWITTLTGSSAIGMYLITGVLLAGATLVLRIPAALVNR, encoded by the coding sequence ATGACTACCCTGTCGCTCGAAGCGGTTTCGACCGTGCGCTCCAACGCCTACCGTAAAACCGCGTGGCGCCTGATGCCGTTCCTGATGCTGTGCTACCTGTGTGCCTATCTCGATCGCGTTAACGTCGGCTTTGCCAAACTGCAAATGATGAACGACCTGGCGCTCAGCGAAACGGTCTACGGGCTGGGCGCGGGCATGTTCTTCATCGGCTACTTTCTCTGCGAAGTCCCCAGCAACATCATCCTGCATAAGGTCGGGGCGCGAGTCTGGATCGCGCGCATCATGATCACCTGGGGCATCGTCTCCGCCCTGTTCGCCTTCGTCGAAACCGCGTGGCAATTCTATGTGTTGCGCTTTCTGCTCGGGATTGCCGAAGCCGGCCTGGCACCGGGTCTGCTGTTGTACCTGACCTATTGGTTCCCGTCTTACCGTCGTGCCCGCATGACTGTACTGTGGTTCATCGCGATTCCGTTGTCGGGGATGGTGGGCGGCCCGATCTCTGGTTGGATCATGACTCACTTCGCCGGTGTACACGGCTGGGCCGGGTGGCAGTGGATGTTCGTGCTGGAGGCTGTGCCCACCGTTGTGGTTGGACTGCTGGTGTTGAGCTATCTCAAGGATGGCGTGCATCAAGCCAGCTGGCTCAACGACGACGAAAAAGCGTTGATCACCCGCGAGCTGGCCGAGGATGACCAGAAGAAAGTAACGCATGCCTCTATTGGCGAATTCATCCGCGACCGTCGACTCTGGTTACTGGCCGCCATCTACTTCTGTGTCGTGATGGGTCAGTACGCAATCACCTTTTGGCTACCTACCTTGGTGCGCAACGCAGGGGTGTCCGACCCGATGAAAATCGGCCTGCTGACCAGCCTGCCCTACCTCTGTGCGATTGCCGCCATGCTGTATGCCGGACGCAGTGGCGACAAACACCGCGAGCGCCGCTGGCACCTGATTGTTCCGATGATTGCCGGGGCCATCGGCCTGAGCCTCGCGGCCATGATGGGGGGCAATGTGATGCTCTCCATCCTGAGTCTTTGCCTGGCCGCTTCAGGAATCCTGTCCGCGACGTCGATGTTCTGGATGCTGCCCACCACGCTGCTCGGTGGGGTATCCGCTGCCGCCGGCATTGCGGCGGTCAACAGCTTCGCCAACCTCGCCGGCTTCTGCTCGCCCTACCTGATTGGCTGGATAACCACACTGACCGGTTCCAGCGCTATCGGCATGTATCTGATCACTGGCGTACTGCTCGCCGGAGCCACCCTGGTGCTGCGCATTCCCGCCGCCTTGGTCAATCGTTGA
- a CDS encoding anti-sigma factor domain-containing protein, which translates to MTISPEDDHPENIDELASEYVLGTLPAEQRIEIQKRLAHEFDLRSAVDAWEQRLLTLTELAEPQNPTPLLWRRIERSLNNRRASGVAAAAKPTSWWNLLPLWRGLAGSGLVATLLLGSVLLTRTAPVNPTTYLVVLVAPQSQAPGWVIQASNPREIQLIPLVVAQVPTDKALEFWTKADGWQGPVSLGLVKPGQTLSVPLDKLPPLEPNQLFELTLENPNGSQTGKPTGPVQFIGRAIKVI; encoded by the coding sequence ATGACCATAAGCCCAGAGGATGACCATCCCGAGAACATTGACGAACTGGCGAGTGAGTATGTATTAGGCACGTTGCCGGCTGAGCAGCGCATCGAGATACAAAAGCGTCTCGCTCATGAATTCGATTTGCGATCTGCTGTAGATGCGTGGGAACAGCGCTTGCTTACGTTGACCGAATTGGCTGAACCGCAGAATCCTACCCCGCTGCTCTGGAGGCGAATCGAGCGTAGCTTGAATAACCGGCGAGCATCAGGAGTGGCAGCCGCCGCGAAGCCAACTTCATGGTGGAACCTTCTTCCCCTATGGCGTGGGCTCGCGGGATCAGGTCTTGTCGCGACGCTCTTGCTCGGATCAGTACTACTGACACGAACAGCTCCGGTAAATCCGACCACCTACCTGGTCGTTCTGGTGGCTCCACAAAGCCAGGCGCCCGGCTGGGTCATTCAGGCGAGCAACCCAAGAGAAATCCAACTGATACCCTTGGTGGTAGCGCAAGTCCCAACCGATAAAGCACTTGAGTTCTGGACCAAAGCGGACGGCTGGCAAGGACCGGTATCTCTTGGATTGGTCAAACCAGGGCAAACGCTTTCAGTCCCTCTGGATAAATTACCCCCGCTGGAACCCAACCAGCTCTTCGAATTGACCCTGGAAAATCCAAATGGATCGCAGACCGGCAAACCCACGGGTCCGGTGCAGTTCATTGGCCGGGCCATTAAAGTGATCTGA
- a CDS encoding MerR family DNA-binding transcriptional regulator produces the protein MRIGELAKISGLAPSRIRFYEASGLIKSVERKANGYRDYAPDIQWVLEIITGAQAAGFSLEEIRQLMPMNASGWQHEELLSGLKQKVEEIEVLQQRLAQNKAQLLLVIKGIEGKPEGMACADNAQLLLHRLRDEGVAGTSGRRDAASSRKKTARQASGA, from the coding sequence ATGAGAATAGGCGAACTGGCGAAAATCAGCGGGTTGGCGCCTTCACGCATTCGCTTCTACGAAGCGAGCGGCCTGATCAAGTCGGTCGAGCGTAAAGCCAATGGTTATCGGGATTATGCGCCTGACATCCAGTGGGTTCTGGAGATCATCACCGGCGCGCAGGCGGCGGGCTTTTCATTGGAAGAAATTCGGCAATTGATGCCGATGAATGCGAGTGGCTGGCAGCACGAAGAGTTGCTCAGTGGCCTCAAGCAAAAGGTTGAGGAAATCGAAGTCCTGCAGCAGCGGTTGGCCCAGAACAAAGCGCAACTTCTGCTGGTCATCAAAGGCATCGAGGGTAAGCCCGAGGGCATGGCGTGTGCAGACAATGCGCAATTGCTGTTGCATCGTCTGCGCGATGAGGGGGTGGCAGGCACTTCAGGCCGCCGTGATGCAGCGTCTTCCAGGAAAAAAACAGCCCGTCAGGCTTCCGGGGCCTGA
- a CDS encoding PAS domain-containing protein, which yields MIDAKLLQLMVEASNDGIVVAEQEGNDSILIYANPAFERLTGYSSDEILYQDCRFLQADDHAQAGLEAIRDAIRLGQPCRQVLRNYRKDGSPFWNELSITPVHNDADQLTYYIGIQHDVSDKIAALERIQSLETEVAELRSKLARLGG from the coding sequence ATGATTGACGCCAAACTCCTGCAACTTATGGTCGAAGCCTCCAATGACGGCATCGTCGTGGCCGAGCAGGAAGGCAATGACAGCATCCTCATCTATGCCAACCCTGCCTTCGAGCGCCTGACCGGCTACAGTTCAGACGAAATTCTCTACCAGGATTGCCGCTTCCTGCAGGCAGACGATCATGCCCAGGCCGGCCTGGAGGCAATCCGTGACGCCATCCGCCTCGGTCAGCCCTGCCGTCAGGTGCTGCGCAACTATCGCAAGGATGGCAGCCCGTTCTGGAACGAGCTGTCTATCACTCCCGTGCACAATGATGCCGACCAGTTGACCTACTACATTGGCATACAGCACGACGTCAGCGACAAGATTGCCGCTCTGGAAAGGATACAGTCACTTGAGACCGAAGTGGCCGAGCTTCGCAGTAAACTGGCAAGGCTTGGTGGCTAA
- a CDS encoding transketolase family protein, with product MSNAANTPTSVAEPTKKRLTTSAMIASIASEGQATKSAPFGHALAALAEQRSDIVGLSADLSKYTDLHIFAKAHPDRFYQMGMAEQLLMSAAAGMAREGFVPFATTYAVFASRRAYDFICMAIAEENLNVKIVCGLPGLTTGYGPSHQATDDLAIFRAMPNLMIVDPCDALEIEQAVPAIAAHQGPVYMRLLRGNVPLVLDEYGYKFEIGKAKTLRTGNDVLIISTGLMTMRALEAAKELQADGVDVAVLHVPTIKPLDEQTILAEARKSGRLVVTAENSSIIGGLGEAVAGVLLRNGVTPTFRQIALPDAFLDAGALPTLHDRYGISTQAVCAQIKAWL from the coding sequence ATGAGCAACGCCGCCAACACTCCGACTTCGGTTGCCGAACCGACCAAGAAACGCCTGACCACATCAGCGATGATCGCTTCGATTGCCTCGGAAGGCCAAGCCACGAAATCCGCGCCTTTCGGTCATGCGCTCGCGGCGCTGGCAGAACAGCGTTCAGACATCGTCGGCCTGTCCGCCGACCTGTCCAAATACACCGACCTGCATATCTTCGCCAAAGCACATCCCGACCGTTTCTATCAAATGGGCATGGCCGAACAGTTGCTGATGAGTGCGGCCGCGGGTATGGCCCGCGAAGGCTTCGTGCCTTTCGCCACCACCTACGCGGTGTTCGCTTCGCGCCGCGCCTATGACTTCATCTGCATGGCGATTGCCGAAGAAAACCTCAACGTCAAAATCGTTTGTGGGTTGCCCGGCCTTACTACCGGTTACGGCCCAAGCCACCAGGCCACCGATGACCTGGCAATCTTCCGCGCCATGCCTAATCTGATGATCGTCGACCCGTGCGATGCCCTGGAAATTGAACAAGCCGTGCCCGCCATCGCCGCGCATCAGGGGCCGGTGTACATGCGCTTGCTGCGCGGCAATGTACCGCTGGTGCTGGACGAGTACGGCTATAAATTTGAGATCGGCAAGGCCAAGACCCTGCGCACCGGTAACGATGTGCTGATCATCTCCACCGGTCTGATGACCATGCGTGCACTGGAAGCAGCCAAAGAACTGCAAGCGGACGGCGTCGATGTCGCCGTATTGCACGTACCGACGATCAAACCACTGGATGAACAAACCATTCTTGCCGAGGCTAGGAAGTCAGGTCGACTGGTGGTCACCGCAGAAAACAGTTCGATAATTGGCGGTCTCGGTGAGGCCGTTGCCGGAGTGCTGCTGCGCAACGGAGTGACGCCAACCTTCAGGCAGATCGCCTTGCCCGATGCGTTCCTCGATGCCGGGGCGCTGCCGACGCTGCATGATCGTTACGGCATTTCAACTCAAGCCGTTTGTGCGCAAATCAAAGCCTGGCTTTAA
- a CDS encoding DUF1289 domain-containing protein, producing MAKEIENPCVSVCQLRGDLCVSCGRSKEDIRKWKRMKRPEKMAAVQRANVRMKGLN from the coding sequence ATGGCTAAAGAAATCGAAAATCCCTGCGTCTCGGTGTGCCAACTTAGGGGGGATCTGTGTGTGAGTTGTGGGCGGAGCAAGGAAGACATTAGAAAGTGGAAACGCATGAAGCGGCCTGAAAAAATGGCCGCGGTGCAAAGGGCGAATGTACGTATGAAAGGGCTGAACTAA
- a CDS encoding transketolase — MTTNPSYVSSKTLVERAHNIRHHALRMGKVQGQGYVGQALGAADLLAVTYFHALSYRPEDPEWEERDRFYLSIGHYAIALYAALIEAEIIPLDELETYGADDSRLPMSGMAAYTPGMEITGGSLGQGLGIAVGACLGLKRKRSPSFVYNLLSDGELNEGSTWEAVMSASHWKLDNLIAIVDVNNQQADGYSSEILSFEPIVDRWQAFGWFTQRIDGNDLEALVSAFDAARNHPGTQPRVIICDTKMGKGVPFLETREKTHFIRVEEHEWDLALNNLEEGKNQ, encoded by the coding sequence ATGACGACTAATCCTTCATACGTTTCATCCAAGACCCTAGTGGAGCGCGCTCATAACATTCGCCACCACGCGCTGCGAATGGGGAAAGTTCAGGGACAAGGCTACGTCGGCCAGGCCCTCGGTGCCGCCGACCTGTTGGCAGTAACCTACTTCCATGCCCTGAGCTATCGGCCCGAAGATCCTGAATGGGAAGAGCGCGATCGCTTTTACCTGTCGATCGGTCACTACGCCATTGCGTTGTACGCGGCCTTGATCGAAGCCGAAATCATCCCGCTCGACGAGCTGGAAACCTACGGTGCGGACGACAGCCGCCTGCCGATGTCGGGCATGGCCGCCTACACGCCGGGCATGGAAATCACCGGTGGTTCACTGGGTCAGGGTCTTGGCATCGCGGTCGGTGCCTGCCTGGGCCTCAAGCGCAAAAGGTCGCCCTCCTTCGTCTACAACTTGCTGTCGGACGGCGAACTGAATGAAGGCTCAACCTGGGAAGCCGTGATGTCGGCGTCACACTGGAAGCTCGACAACCTGATCGCCATCGTCGACGTCAACAACCAGCAAGCCGACGGTTACTCCAGTGAAATCCTGTCCTTTGAACCCATCGTCGATCGCTGGCAAGCGTTCGGCTGGTTCACCCAGCGCATTGACGGCAATGATCTGGAGGCGCTGGTCAGCGCGTTCGATGCCGCCCGCAATCATCCTGGCACTCAGCCTCGGGTGATCATCTGCGACACCAAAATGGGCAAAGGCGTGCCCTTCCTCGAAACCCGGGAGAAGACCCACTTCATCCGCGTGGAAGAACACGAATGGGATCTGGCACTGAACAATCTTGAAGAAGGAAAAAACCAATGA
- a CDS encoding MerR family transcriptional regulator produces the protein MTEPIESTSDDALLPMREVASLTGVNPITLRAWERRHGLIRPVRTVGGHRLYSQQDIEHIRSIMLWTSRGLPISKIGALLVRQQDTPDVTVSGSAEAPLVQWQEAVHRATQAFDGAELERLHGQLFTIYPKATALEAILLPVWRSLASGNNFGRRSQWLFLDAFLRARMLLRLQMNQSNGACVLLADGSGHARELELLCAGLLMSSDQLRIEVLGTGQPLEELPLLCEAIQPAALVLLVQAPLQEDALKRLRAVQMGVTCPVALAGDAAAASSAGLRGSSIAILGNDEASILPRLEALVRGTLQI, from the coding sequence ATGACCGAGCCCATCGAATCCACCTCCGACGACGCATTGCTCCCAATGCGGGAAGTCGCCAGCCTGACTGGCGTCAACCCGATCACCTTGCGGGCATGGGAGCGCCGCCACGGGCTGATCCGACCCGTACGCACTGTGGGAGGGCATCGCCTGTATTCGCAACAGGACATCGAACATATTCGTAGCATCATGCTCTGGACCAGCCGGGGCCTGCCCATCAGCAAGATAGGCGCTTTGCTCGTCCGGCAGCAGGACACACCCGATGTCACTGTATCTGGCTCGGCCGAAGCTCCCCTGGTCCAGTGGCAAGAGGCAGTTCATCGTGCCACTCAGGCTTTTGACGGCGCTGAGCTGGAGCGCCTGCACGGGCAACTATTTACGATCTATCCGAAAGCAACTGCACTGGAGGCTATTCTGCTGCCGGTTTGGCGCAGCCTGGCATCCGGTAATAATTTCGGTCGACGCAGCCAGTGGTTGTTCCTTGACGCCTTCTTGCGTGCGCGGATGTTATTGCGACTGCAGATGAACCAGAGCAACGGTGCTTGCGTGCTGCTGGCAGACGGCTCGGGCCATGCGCGCGAATTGGAGCTGTTGTGTGCTGGTTTGTTGATGAGCAGCGACCAGCTTCGCATCGAGGTGTTGGGCACAGGCCAGCCTCTGGAAGAACTGCCGTTGCTATGTGAAGCAATTCAGCCCGCCGCGCTGGTGCTATTGGTCCAGGCGCCACTGCAGGAAGATGCGCTCAAGCGACTGCGCGCCGTTCAAATGGGCGTTACGTGCCCAGTGGCCTTGGCCGGCGACGCAGCTGCCGCTTCGTCGGCAGGGTTGCGGGGTTCTTCGATTGCCATTTTGGGCAATGACGAAGCGAGTATTTTGCCCAGGCTGGAAGCCTTGGTAAGGGGAACACTGCAAATTTGA
- a CDS encoding metal/formaldehyde-sensitive transcriptional repressor yields the protein MGHIAANKDDLLKRVKRIAGQIQAVERALESDLDCAKTLHLVAATRGAINGLMEEIIEDHAREHVANPGLSEEERNTGVEELLEAIRRYSK from the coding sequence ATGGGCCATATCGCTGCAAACAAAGACGATCTTCTCAAGCGTGTTAAACGCATCGCCGGACAAATACAGGCCGTTGAACGGGCACTGGAGTCGGACCTCGATTGCGCAAAGACACTGCACCTTGTTGCTGCCACTCGCGGAGCCATCAACGGCTTGATGGAGGAAATCATCGAGGATCACGCGCGTGAGCATGTTGCGAACCCTGGACTCAGTGAAGAGGAGCGCAATACGGGCGTCGAAGAGCTTCTTGAAGCCATTCGCCGTTACTCCAAGTGA
- a CDS encoding sigma-70 family RNA polymerase sigma factor has product MSLPEPCFDYEACLAACSRGEQQALRDLYEQESARLLGVAKRIARNNSLAEDIVHDAFIKIWTRAASFDPARGSARGWIFSVTRHLALNFMRDNAREVQVSEQSEMALQALSSMETSSESVEAFDFRTRSGRIYLCLEQLEPVRRNCILHAYVDGYSHSEISQKLDAPLGTVKAWIKRSLVVLRECMG; this is encoded by the coding sequence TTGTCCCTACCTGAGCCCTGTTTTGACTATGAAGCCTGTCTGGCTGCTTGCTCCCGGGGCGAGCAGCAGGCACTGCGAGACTTGTATGAGCAGGAAAGTGCTCGACTTTTGGGGGTTGCCAAGCGAATCGCTCGCAATAACTCCTTGGCGGAAGACATTGTGCACGATGCCTTCATCAAAATATGGACCCGTGCCGCCAGTTTTGATCCGGCACGAGGCTCTGCCCGTGGCTGGATCTTCAGCGTGACGCGACATCTGGCGCTCAATTTCATGCGAGATAACGCCAGAGAGGTACAAGTCAGCGAGCAAAGTGAAATGGCACTGCAAGCTTTGTCATCCATGGAGACATCGTCAGAGAGTGTGGAGGCCTTCGATTTTCGAACCCGTTCAGGACGTATTTATTTATGTCTTGAACAACTGGAGCCGGTACGTCGCAACTGCATCCTTCATGCATATGTAGACGGCTATTCGCATTCTGAAATATCGCAGAAACTGGACGCACCGCTGGGGACCGTCAAAGCCTGGATCAAACGCAGTCTGGTTGTATTGCGGGAGTGCATGGGATGA
- a CDS encoding SDR family NAD(P)-dependent oxidoreductase, with protein MLLQGKVAIITGAASARGIGRATATTFAQQGARVVILDLDESAARDAAASLGEGHLGLAANVADESQVQQAVAKIIEHFGRIDILVNNAGITQPLKTLDIRPSDYDKVLDVSLRGTLLMSQAVIPLMRQQSGGSIVCMSSVSAQRGGGIFGGPHYSAAKAGVLGLAKAMARELGPDKVRVNSIAPGLIHTDITGGLMQDERRHAIIDGIPLGRLGEAQDVANAALFLASDLSSYLTGITLDVNGGMLIH; from the coding sequence ATGCTTCTTCAAGGCAAAGTCGCGATCATCACCGGTGCAGCTTCCGCACGTGGTATCGGCCGCGCTACAGCGACCACCTTCGCGCAACAAGGCGCACGTGTGGTGATCCTCGATCTGGACGAATCCGCCGCACGGGATGCCGCCGCCTCCCTGGGTGAAGGTCATCTCGGCCTCGCCGCCAACGTCGCAGACGAATCCCAAGTGCAGCAGGCTGTCGCGAAAATCATCGAGCACTTCGGTCGCATCGACATCCTCGTCAATAACGCCGGCATCACCCAACCCCTCAAGACTCTGGACATTCGCCCTTCGGATTACGACAAGGTGTTGGACGTCAGCCTGCGCGGAACCTTGCTCATGTCCCAGGCGGTGATTCCGCTCATGCGCCAGCAGTCCGGCGGCAGCATCGTGTGCATGTCGTCGGTTTCCGCTCAACGCGGCGGCGGCATTTTCGGTGGCCCTCATTACAGCGCCGCCAAGGCCGGTGTGCTGGGCCTGGCCAAGGCCATGGCTCGGGAACTGGGGCCGGACAAGGTGCGCGTCAACTCCATCGCCCCCGGCCTGATTCACACCGACATCACCGGCGGCCTGATGCAGGATGAACGCCGCCACGCGATCATCGACGGCATCCCGCTGGGTCGTCTCGGCGAAGCACAGGATGTGGCCAATGCGGCGCTATTCCTGGCCAGCGACCTATCCTCATACCTGACCGGCATCACTCTGGATGTGAACGGCGGCATGCTGATTCACTGA
- the dmeF gene encoding CDF family Co(II)/Ni(II) efflux transporter DmeF encodes MNSKNINYTHDHVFLGSAHDENAKRTLWVVALTVVMMVGEITTGYITGSMALLADGFHMATHAGALGIAAAAYGYAKRHASSQRYSFGTGKVGDLGGFASALILGMVSLGIGVESVMRLLQPTNVQFGIATLIAIAGLIVNIVSALLLGRGHSHGHDHDDHGHTHAHHGNDNNLKSAYAHVIADALTSVLAIAALLAGRYLGWVWLDPVMGIVGAIVIARWAWTLMGATAGVLLDQTDAHVAEEIRELVEKPGDATITDLHVWRVGPQAHAAIVSVLGEATANADSIRERLKPVHEVSHLTVEFRPA; translated from the coding sequence ATGAACAGCAAGAACATCAACTACACGCATGACCACGTGTTCCTTGGCTCAGCGCATGACGAAAACGCAAAGCGTACGCTTTGGGTAGTGGCTCTAACTGTTGTGATGATGGTTGGTGAAATCACCACCGGGTATATCACAGGCTCGATGGCGTTATTGGCCGATGGGTTTCACATGGCAACTCATGCCGGCGCATTGGGCATCGCGGCAGCCGCGTACGGATATGCTAAACGCCACGCCTCCAGCCAGCGTTACAGTTTCGGTACCGGAAAGGTTGGAGATTTGGGCGGGTTCGCTTCGGCGTTGATTCTCGGTATGGTTTCCCTGGGCATTGGCGTTGAGTCCGTCATGCGCCTCTTGCAGCCAACGAACGTTCAGTTCGGCATCGCTACGCTCATCGCAATTGCCGGTTTGATCGTCAACATCGTCAGTGCCCTGCTGCTGGGCCGCGGGCACAGTCATGGGCACGATCATGATGATCATGGCCATACCCATGCTCATCATGGAAACGACAACAACCTGAAATCGGCCTATGCCCACGTCATCGCAGACGCGCTGACTTCGGTTCTGGCCATCGCTGCACTGCTCGCCGGTCGGTATCTGGGTTGGGTATGGCTGGACCCGGTCATGGGCATCGTCGGCGCCATCGTTATCGCGCGGTGGGCATGGACCTTGATGGGGGCCACCGCAGGTGTATTGCTGGATCAAACAGACGCCCATGTTGCCGAGGAAATCCGCGAACTGGTTGAAAAACCGGGGGATGCCACCATCACGGACTTGCACGTCTGGCGGGTTGGACCGCAAGCCCATGCCGCCATCGTCAGCGTCCTTGGTGAAGCCACTGCGAACGCCGACAGCATTCGTGAACGTCTCAAGCCGGTTCACGAGGTCAGCCATCTGACGGTCGAATTTCGACCTGCCTGA